A portion of the Salminus brasiliensis chromosome 9, fSalBra1.hap2, whole genome shotgun sequence genome contains these proteins:
- the LOC140562283 gene encoding uncharacterized protein produces MLVYYILSKGHHPFGKGVRCENNILDGKYSLEHLKDDMSKDLVEWMIKDNLSERPKVEETLAHPFFWTDEKKVEYLKKLGNIKEVENCRTPDKKLLYAINELTVGKTFSGWKAKLPVALVKKLDGWKKPYPENTLGLLRFIRNLHEHYSEDADKINLMTTFPDLFGNAFKFAKEKGWNTRPNLKKWLNSVPVI; encoded by the exons ATGTTAGTATATTACATCCTCTCTAAGGGACACCATCCGTTCGGTAAAGGAGTCCGTTGTGAGAATAACATACTTGATGGGAAGTACTCACTGGAACATCTAAAGGATGATATGAGCAAAGATCTAGTGGAGTGGATGATCAAGGACAATTTGAGCGAGAGACCTAAAGTAGAGGAGACCCTCGCTCATCCCTTcttttggacagatgaaaa GAAAGTGGAGTACTTAAAGAAACTGGGAAATATTAAAGAAGTGGAGAACTGTCGCACTCCTGACAAGAAGCTCCTTTATGCCATAAACGAACTGACAGTTGGGAAAACCTTCTCTGGTTGGAAAGCAAAA TTGCCTGTTGCGCTTGTGAAGAAATTGGATGGGTGGAAAAAACCCTACCCGGAGAACACACTTGGTCTGTTGCGATTCATACGGAATCTACATGAGCACTA cTCTGAGGATGCAGATAAGATAAACTTGATGACCACATTCCCTGACCTTTTTGGAAACGCTTTCAAGTTTGCCAAAGAGAAAGGGTGGAACACCAGACCAAATTTGAAAAAGTGGCTCAACTCTGTACCAGTGATTTAG
- the lgi2a gene encoding leucine-rich repeat LGI family member 2a codes for MLSTVKHCAVIWAILLCLVPSAHSGKKMFKCPSSCSCSKESIICVGSTNVPRNTPNDVSSLSIVNGTFSEVKEAMFSHLPYLQLLLLNSNALTTIRDDAFSGLPHLEYLFIENNKIENTFKYSFRGLRDLTHLSLANNNIKALPRDLFADLDSLIELDLRGNMFECDCRAKWLMTWLKNTNATVSDVLCAGPEEMKGKRLNDMASLHNECISTDFIPLHSVTTESLSVDTFSHKNDVYVAIAAPNIESCMVLQWDHIEMNFRSYDNITGQSIVGCKSVIIQNQVFVIVAQLFGGSHIYKFDEDQSKFNKFQDIEVSKISKPNDIEAFQIGDDWFFVIADSSKAGLSTLYKWNDKGFYSYQSLHEWYRDTDAEFVDLDGKAHLILASRSQVPVIYQWSKSALKFVLQGEIPNMEDVVAVKAFWIKEEIYLAMTRYIGDSKVLHWTAKHFSEVQALPSRGSMILQPFFFKDRYYLALGSDYTFSQVYLWDAEKKIFERFKEVYIQAPRSFTVVSTDRRDFIFASSFKGSTQIFEHIIIDLSL; via the exons ATGCTCTCCACGGTCAAACACTGCGCTGTAATATGGGCGATCCTGCTCTGTTTGGTCCCGTCTGCGCACTCGGGGAAGAAGATGTTTAAATGCCCTTCATCATGCAGCTGCTCCAAGGAGTCTATCATTTGCGTTGGGTCTACCAATGTCCCCCGGAACACCCCCAACGATGTCAGTTCACT GAGCATCGTGAACGGAACCTTCTCTGAGGTGAAGGAGGCGATGTTCTCTCACTTGCCCTATCTACAGCTACT ATTACTTAATTCAAATGCTCTTACTACAATCAGGGATGATGCGTTCTCTGGCCTACCACATCTAGAGTATTT GTTTATTGAAAACAACAAAATTGAGAACACCTTTAAATACTCCTTCAGAGGACTCAGAGACCTGACCCATTT GTCTTTGGCAAACAACAACATCAAAGCCTTGCCAAGAGATCTCTTCGCTGATCTGGACTCACTAATAGAACT AGATCTGAGAGGAAATATGTTTGAGTGTGACTGTCGTGCCAAGTGGCTGATGACGTGGCTGAAGAACACCAATGCCACTGTGTCAGATGTCCTCTGTGCTGGTCCTGAGGAGATGAAGGGCAAGCGGCTCAATGACATGGCAAGCCTCCACAACGAGTGCATCTCCACAG ATTTCATTCCACTTCACTCTGTGACCACTGAGTCTCTATCTGTGGACACATTCTCACACAAAAACGATGTGTATGTGGCCATCGCTGCCCCTAATATAGAGAGCTGCATGGTGCTTCAGTGGGACCACATCGAAATGAACTTTAGGAGTTATGACAACATTACAG GTCAGTCCATTGTTGGCTGCAAGTCAGTGATCATCCAGAACCAGGTGTTTGTGATTGTTGCTCAGCTTTTTGGTGGGTCTCACATCTATAAGTTTGACGAAGACCAAAGTAAGTTCAACAAGTTTCAGGACATTGAAGTGTCCAAGATTTCCAAACCAAATGACATTGAAGCATTCCAGATTGGCGACGATTGGTTCTTTGTTATAGCTGACAGCTCTAAGGCTGGACTTTCAACCCTCTATAAGTGGAATGACAAAGGCTTCTACTCCTACCAATCCCTGCATGAATGGTACCGTGATACAGATGCAGAGTTTGTGGACTTGGATGGCAAGGCTCACCTCATCTTGGCTAGTCGTTCTCAAGTCCCAGTAATTTACCAGTGGAGTAAGAGTGCCCTGAAGTTTGTATTGCAGGGTGAAATTCCCAACATGGAGGATGTAGTGGCTGTCAAGGCTTTCTGGATTAAGGAGGAGATTTATCTGGCTATGACACGCTATATTGGTGACTCCAAAGTTCTGCACTGGACTGCCAAGCATTTCTCTGAGGTTCAGGCTCTACCTTCAAGAGGTTCCATGATCCTTCAACCATTCTTCTTCAAAGATCGGTACTACCTGGCTTTAGGTAGTGACTACACTTTCTCTCAGGTCTACCTGTGGGATGCAGAGAAGAAGATTTTTGAGCGTTTCAAGGAAGTGTACATCCAAGCCCCGCGCTCATTCACAGTGGTCTCCACAGACCGCAGGGACTTCATCTTTGCTTCCAGCTTCAAGGGTAGCACGCAGATATTTGAGCACATCATTATCGATTTGAGCCTGTGA
- the sepsecs gene encoding O-phosphoseryl-tRNA(Sec) selenium transferase — protein MNNENFSLSEKIVSPSYVRQGLQARRGHEQLIRLLLEQGKCPEEGWSESTIELFLNELGVMDSNNFLGNCGVGEREGRVASSLVARRHYRLIHGIGRSGDIAAVQPKAAGSSLLNKMTNSVVLDVLKFAGVRSVSSCFVVPMATGMSLTLCFLTLRHRRPAARYILWPRIDQKSCFKSMITAGFEPVIIENVLEGDELRTDLEAVEKKIEELGAENILCVHSTTSCFAPRVPDRLEELAVMCAKHNIPHIVNNAYGVQSSKCMHLIQQGARVGRIDAFVQSLDKNFMVPVGGAIIAGFDEEFIKEISKMYPGRASASPSLDVLITMLTLGASGYKKLLSERKELYTHLAQELKALAERHGERLLHTPHNPISLAMSLDGLQSSCDKAVTQLGSMLFTRQVSGARVVPLGVEQSVSGHTFRGFMSHANAYPCPYLNAASAIGITKNDVELSIKRLDKCLKALKKEGNMEKSEPVTPSEDPDDQTVP, from the exons ATGAACAACGAAAACTTCTCCCTGAGCGAAAAGATTGTGTCCCCCTCGTATGTCCGTCAGGGTCTTCAGGCTCGGCGCGGTCATGAGCAACTGATCAGACTTCTGCTGGAGCAG GGGAAATGTCCAGAGGAGGGATGGAGCGAGAGCACCATAGAACTCTTTCTGAACGAACTGGGGGTCATGGACAGCAACAACTTCTTAGGAAACTGTGGCGTGGGAGAGCGAGAGGGCAGAGTAGCGTCCAGCCTGGTAGCCAGACGACATTACAG ACTAATCCATGGCATCGGCCGCTCTGGTGATATTGCTGCTGTTCAGCCGAAGGCTGCTGGTTCCAGTCTCCTCAACAAGATGACCAATTCAGTAGTGCTGGATGTTCTCAAATTTGCAG GTGTGAGAAGTGTGTCTTCATGCTTCGTGGTCCCCATGGCGACTGGAATGAGCTTGACATTGTGTTTCCTCACCCTCAGACACAGGAGGCCAGCGGCACGCTACATTCTTTGGCCTCGCATTGACCAGAAGTCCTGCTTTAAATCTATGATCACTGCTG GTTTTGAACCAGTGATCATTGAAAACGTTCTGGAAGGAGACGAGCTGAGGACAGATCTAGAGGCAGTGGAGAAGAAAATTGAAGAACTCGGAGCTGAGAACATCCTCTGTGTCCATTCCACCACTTCATGTTTTGCTCCCCGTGTTCCTGACAG ATTGGAAGAGCTGGCTGTTATGTGTGCCAAACATAACATCCCTCATATAGTCAACAATGCCTATGGAGTACAGTCATCGAAGTGCATGCACCTTATACAGCAA GGTGCACGAGTGGGAAGAATTGATGCTTTTGTTCAAAGCTTGGACAAAAACTTCATGGTCCCTGTGGGAGGTGCCATTATTGCTGGCTTTGACGAGGAGTTCATTAAGGAGATCAGTAAAATGTACCCTG GTCGCGCATCAGCTTCCCCGTCTCTGGACGTCCTCATTACTATGCTCACTCTGGGGGCCAGCGGCTATAAGAAACTCCTCTCTGAGAGGAAG GAACTGTACACGCACCTGGCTCAGGAGCTAAAGGCACTGGCTGAGAGGCACGGAGAGAGACTGCTGCATACGCCACATAACCCCATATCACTGG CTATGTCTCTGGATGGTCTTCAGTCTAGCTGTGATAAAGCAGTTACCCAGCTAGGCTCCATGCTCTTCACCAGACAAGTGTCAGGAGCTAG GGTTGTCCCACTAGGTGTGGAACAAAGTGTGAGTGGACATACATTCCGTGGCTTCATGTCTCATGCCAATGCCTACCCATGTCCCTACCTTAATGCTGCCTCTGCCATTGGCATCACCAAAAACGATGTGGAGCTCTCAATCAAGAGACTGGACAAGTGCCTCAAAGCCCTTAAGAAAGAAGGCAACATGGAGAAGAGTGAACCAGTGACACCATCTGAAGATCCAGATGACCAAACAGTGCCCTGA